The following nucleotide sequence is from Cellvibrio sp. PSBB006.
ACGACCACCGGAACTGGCAGGAGTTGCTGGAGGTCTGTCGCCTGGTAAGCAGCGCTTTGCTCATGGATCAACTTGCCGATAACCAACATCAATCCAATGCCGTTAATCCACGGCGTTTGTTTAAAGCTAAACAAAAAGCCGAAGATAATCAGCCCATGCAAAACCCCGGAAAGCCCCCGATAAAACATAAACTCCGGAGTACCCCAATAAACCCCCAACCCCACACACAAACCACTGAACAACAACAGCCCGCTGTAAAGCCAGAGATTGCAGCGCAGAAAAAACACATAACCACACACCAACAACGCCGCGAAATTCATCAGCAGATGATAAAACCCGTAATGCACCAGATTCCCCGACAACAACCGCCACCACTCGCCCTCCGCAATATGCAAGCGATCCAGCTCCAGTAAATTATTGTCCGACGAGGAAAGCCAGCCCAACACCAGCAGCACTCCTGCCAGAGAAAGTGTCAGCCAAAGGGCGGGTGTTGGGCGGGGGAGGTTCATTGGGTTTTTTGTGATTCTTATGAGAGAGGTGTCGGATTACGCTACGCTAATCCGACCTACGGTCAGTGAGCGCCGGCTTTTTCAAGCGCGATGACATATTCCTCGCTGTTGCGATGGGGCTTGATGACTTGCAAAAACGTTTTGCCCTCCGGCCCGACAGCATTCAAGTCTTTACCAGCTTCGATAAACAGTTTCACAAACGTCTCAAAATTTTCACCGCGCATCCCGCGATAGGCTTTTTCCAATAAATGGAAATCGGTATTAACGCCCGCCGGGGCGGTGTATTCCAGAAAGGTTTTGATACGGGCTTCGTCGAAGATTTCGCCCAGTACTTTTTCTTTGTCTTTGCGTAAGCTCATGATGTCTTCCAGTGGTAAAAAGTTGCTATGGGCGGTGGGTGCAGGGGTTCACGACCATCGCCAACATGGATGTTGGCGCTGAGCCCCCAGGGAAGGGTTCACGGCGTGTCGTGAACCCCTGCACCCACTGACCGCTCACTCTAACTATTCAATTTCTTAATTAACAATTCATTCAACGCCTGCGGGTTCGCCTGACCTTTGCTCGCCTTCATCACCTGGCCAACAAAGAAACCCAACATCTTGCCACGCTTGGCCTCATCTGCCGCACGATAACCCTCAACCTGCGCCGCATTACTCGCCAACACCTCATCAATCATCTTCTCCAGCGCACCCGTATCCGAAACCTGCTTCAAACCCTTGGTTTCGATAATCGTATCCGCATCGCCCTCACCGTTAGCCATCGCCTCAAACACCTGCTTCGCAATCTTGCTCGACAGCGTGCCATCCTTAACGCGCACCACCAATCCGGCCAACAGCGCCGGCGTCACCGGCGACTTATCAATACGCTGCTCGGTACGATTCAAATACGCACCCAAATCCGCCATGATCCAGTTCGCCGTCAGTTTCGGCTCACCGGAAATTTTTACCGAAGCCTCAAAGAATGCAGCGGTAAATTTGTCCGCTGTTAATTGACCTGCATCGTAATCGCCCAACCCATATTGCTCCACAAAGCGGGCGCGTTTGGCTTCAGGCAATTCCGGCATTTGCTTGCGCACATTCTCGATATAGGCATCGTCCAGAATGACCGGTAACAAATCCGGGCAGGGAAAGTAGCGGTAATCGTTGCTGTCTTCCTTGCTGCGCATGGAGCGCGCTTTTTTGGTATCGCCGTTATACAGGCGCGTTTCCTGGGTAATCTTGCCGCCGTCTTCCAATACATCAATTTGCCGCTCGACCTCCAGTTCGATAGCCTCTTCCATAAATTTAAATGAGTTAAGGTTTTTGGTCTCCGTGCGCGTACCGAGTTTGTCAGACCCTTTTGGGCGAATAGAAATATTCACATCAAAACGCATGGAACCCTGCGACATTTCGCCGTCACAGATTTCCAGCGAGGTCACAATGGAATGAAGTTTTTTGGCAAAGGCCACTGCTTCTTCCGCACTGCGCATATCCGGTTCGGTGACAACTTCAATCAAAGGCGTGCCCGCGCGATTCAAATCAATCCCGCTCATGCCGGCAAAATCTTCGTGCAAGGATTTACCCGCGTCCTCTTCCAGATGCGCGTGGTGAATGCGCACCCGTTTAGTCCTGCCGCCTTCCAGTTCGAGATCCACATAGCCCGGGCCGACAATCGGCTCTGCCAGTTGCGTGGTTTGATAGCCCTTGGGCAAGTCCGGATAGAAATAATTTTTACGCTCGAAGACTGAGCGCTTGCCGATTTCCGCATTCACCGCCAGGCCGAACATGGTGGCAAAGCGAAAGGCTTCGGCGTTTGCCACCGGCAAGGTGCCGGGCATGGCCAGATCAATCGCGCAGGCCTGCGTGTTTGGCTCAGCGCCGAAGGCGGTGCTGGCGCCGGAGAAAATTTTGGTTTTGGTGGCCAGTTGCACATGCACTTCCAGGCCGATAACAGTTTCCCATTGCATCTTGATGCTCTCTTGTTCGGTTTGGCTCTCAGCTTTGTGCTTACTCAATAGCCGGTGCAGTTTGCTGGTGGAAGTCGGTTGCCTGCTGGAACTGGTGTGCCACGTTCAGCAACTGGGCCTCGGCAAAATAATCACCGATCAACTGCAAACCAACAGGCTTGTTGTCCACCAGTCCGCACGGAATTGACAGGCCGGGAAGGCCCGCGAGGTTGGTGGCGATGGTGTAGATATCTTCCAGGTACATGGCGACCGGATCTTTGGTCTTGGAACCGAAAGCAAAGGCGGGCGAAGGCGATGTCGGGCCGAGGATAACGTCCACCTGGGTAAAGGCATCAACGAAATCCTGCTTGATCAGGCGACGGACTTTTTGCGCCTTGCTGTAATAGGCATCGTAGTAGCCGGCGGACAAGGCATAACTGCCCACCAGAATACGACGCTTAACTTCATCGCCAAAACCTTCCGCCCGCGAACGTTTGTACAGGTCGGCCAGATCTTTCGGATTATCACAGCGGTAACCGTAACGCACACCATCAAAACGCGACAGGTTGGCCGAACATTCCGCCGGTGCAATCACGTAGTAAGCCGGCACCGCGAGATGGGTGTGCGGCAAGCTGATACTGTGAATGCTCGCGCCGAGTTTTTCATAAACCTTGATGGCCGCTTCCACATGTGCGGCGGTTTGCGGATTCAGACCTTCGCCGAAATATTCTTTGGGAATACCGATCTTTAAACCGTGCAGCGGATTGTTCAGGTCAGCGGTGTAATCCGGCACATCACGCTCGACACAGGTGGAGTCTTTCGGGTCGAAGCTGGCCAGATCGTTCATCATCAAGGCCGCATCTTCGGCGGTACGGGTTAGGGTACCGGCCTGGTCGAGGCTTGAAGCGAAGGCAATCATGCCCCAACGCGATACGCGACCATAGGTTGGTTTGATACCGGTAAGTCCGCACAGGGCAGCCGGTTGACGGATAGAGCCGCCGGTATCGGATGCGGTTGCGCCAGGCGCAAGGTGGGCCGCTACAGCCGCCGCTGAACCACCCGACGAACCACCGGGCACACAGTCGGTGGCCCAGGGATTTTTCACCGGGCCGTAGTAACTGGTTTCATTGGATGAACCCATGGCGAATTCATCCATATTGGTTTTACCCAACATCACCACGCCGGCCGCCAGATAATTTTCCACGATGGTAGCGTTATAGGGCGCGATGAAATTATCGAGCATCTTGGATGCGCAACTAGTGCGTACGCCGGTGGTACAGAAAATATCTTTATGGGCGATGGGAATGCCGCACAGCGTCGGCGCATTGCCGGTCGCCAAACGTTTGTCGGCGGCAGCGGCCTGTGCCAGTGCCAACTCCGGGGTGACGGTGATGTAACTGTTGTAGGTTTTATCCAGCCGCGCGATACGGTCGAGATAATGCTGGGTGAGTTCGGTGCTGGAGAAGTCCTTGCGGCGCAGGCCCTGGGTCAACTCGGCAATGGTAAATTGATGCATTGCAAAAGATTCCTGGTCATTCATGGACTGGCAAAATTTGCCAGCAGGCTGGGGTCAATGAGGGTTTATTCGATCACCTGGGGTACCAGATAGAGACCATCCTGGGTTGCCGGGGCGATGGCCTGGAACTGCTCACGTTGATTGGGTTCAGTTATGTCGTCGGCGCGCAGGCGTTGGACAGCGTCCAGCGGGTGAGCCATGGGGACAACGCCATCAGTATTGACGGCTTGCAATTGATCGACCAATGCGAGTACATCGGAGATGCTATTGGCCACCTGGTCAGCAGTATTTTCAGAGATAGCGATGCGCGCCAGCTCGGCCAGTTTTGCAATATCGGAACGGTCTACAGCCATTGTCAGGTTCACTCCAGAGAACGTCGACCGCTAACTATTCGTTAAAAAGGTCGAATAACGTGAGAAAAAAACGCATCTTGTCAAAATGGGCGCTAAACTTATCACATTTGCGCCTTGCCCTAAATCCCTCTCGTTGATAGAGTGCCAGCACCTGTGAGCGCTTCGCAGATTTTGTTTGTCAACCAGAAAAATAATGGGTGACGGGCAAAAAATAATTGCTGCTCCCTCGGCGAATTTATTCAGGTTGGTTCGGTCAAATTCAAGTTCTGGATGAACCTCAGTTAACCGACTGGCCCCGGATTTTTTACCCAATGATTTTTATTAGATAACTGCATTGACTATCGGCAGATGCAAGATCAGTTTTTACTAATTGATGTGCTCTTGCCGAGGTGTGCAGATACAGAATATTAAGGTCTCGTCAACTCATGTTAAAACACCTGCGCGGAGCTTTTTCCAACGATCTCTCCATTGACCTCGGCACTGCCAACACCCTGATCTATGTTCGCGGACGCGGCATCGTACTCAACGAGCCCTCGGTTGTGGCCATTCGCCACCACAATGGTCACAAGATTGTGGAAGCCGTCGGTGCAGAAGCCAAACGCATGCTCGGTCGTACCCCTGGCAACATTACCGCCATTCGCCCATTGAAAGACGGTGTGATTGCCGACTTCCAGGTTACCGAGAAAATGCTGCAACACTTTATCCGCAAGGTCCACGAAAACAGTTGGTTCAGCCCCAGCCCCCGCGTCCTGATCAGTGTCCCCTGTCTCTCCACCGAAGTTGAAAAACGTGCTATCCGTGAATCAGCCATGGGCGCCGGTGCCCGTGAGGTACGTTTGATCGAAGAGCCTATGGCGGCGGCTATCGGTGCTGGTTTGAAGGTTGCAGAAGCCAGCGGTTCCATGGTGGTGGATATCGGCGGCGGTACCACCGAAATCGCCGTCATCTCCCTGAATGGCGTAGTGTATTCCGATTCCGTGCGAATTGGTGGCGATCGTTTCGATGAGGCTATCGTTAATTATGTGCGTCGTAACTACGGCAGTGTTATCGGTGACGCAACAGCGGAACGCATCAAGCAGGAAATCGGTTGTGCTTTTGCCGGCAGTGAGATGCGCGAAATCGATGTGCGCGGTCGCAATCTAGCAGAAGGGGTGCCGCGCAGCTTTACCCTGAACAGTGATGAAGTCCTCGAAGCCCTGCAAGATCCTCTGGCCGGTATTGTCCAGGCGGTCAAGAGCGCGCTGGAGCAATCTCCGCCTGAATTGGCGTCGGATATTGCCGAAAGTGGCGTGGTATTAACCGGCGGCGGCGCCCTGTTGCGCGATATTGATCGCTTGTTATCCAACGAAACCGGACTACCTTTTATCATTGCCGATGATCCGCTGACCTGCGTGGCCCGTGGTGGCGGTATGGCAATGGAGATGAATGACAAACGTATCGACCTGTTGTCATCCTGATTCATAGCGTCAACCGATAGTCATGTAACAGGTGTGCGCAGGATTGTCGGTCTCCAATTCCTATAACCTGTTGTCTTGGGGCGGTACCTACCGCTCCCTCGCTAAACGGGAGAACTTGCCATTAAACCTCTGTTCACAAAAGGTTCTGCGGGGACGTCGCGGGCGTTGATATTTATTGTGCTGATGATCGCCCTGATCTTTATCAGCATCTATACCAATTGGCTGGCGCCGGTGCGTCAGCAACTCAGTGTCCTCGCGGTTCCTTTTTATCAGCTCACGGATATACCTCATCGTCTGGATGTATGGCGTCAGAACACCTTCGTATCCCGTCGCGAACTGGCACTTGAAAACGAAACTCTGAAAACAGAATTGCTGATTCACCAGCGTAAGCTCCAGCAAATGGCTGCGCTTGCCGCTGAAAACGTGCGTCTGCGTCAACTGATGAACGCGACGGATATCTTGCAGGACAGCGTGCTGGTTGCCGAGTTGATCGGTGTTTCTCCCAACCCCCTGAGTCATACCGTGGTGATCAATCGTGGTAACAGCGAGGGTGTATTTATTGGCCAGCCGGTGCTGGATGCCTTTGGTCTGATGGGGCAGGTTACCGAGGTCAGTGAACACAGCAGTCGCGCATTATTAATCTCTGATGCGACCCACGCCTTGCCCGTGCAGGTAAATCGCAACGGGGTGCGGGCGATTGCAGAAGGTACGGGCGATCTCAATCGGCTGCGTTTGCGCCACGTTTCCAATACCACCGATATCCGCGAAGGCGATCTCCTGGTCAGTTCCGGACTGGGTAAACGTTTTCCTGTGGGCTATCCGGTGGCGGAAGTGGAAAGCATTGAGCGCGACCCCGGTCAGGCCTTTGCTACGGTTATCGCTCGTCCTATGGCGCGTCTGGATCGCAGCCGTCATGTCCTGCTGGTCTTTGATTCGCGGGAAAATACCCCCTGATGCTGCCGGCCAGATATCAAACCCAGGTTGTTATTGCTGCGACCTTTATCCTGGCGTTGCTGCTCGCTGTTTACCCCTTACCCTTATCCTGGCGTTGGTGGCGGCCTGAATTTGTGGTCATGGTTGCCATCTATTGGATTTTTACCCTCCCGCTGCGCACCAGCCTGATACTCTTGATGTTGTTGGGTGTATTCCAGGATTTGCTGGAAGGTGTACCTTTCGGCCAGCATGGGCTGGCATTGGTGATCGTGGCCTATATTTGCCTGTTGTCCTATCAGCGTGTACGCAATTACAGTCTGTGGAAACAATCCTGCTGGGTGTTTGTATTGGTAGGCATCGCGCAGTTAACCGATAACTGGGTGCAGGCCATGAGCGGCCGCCCCCTGAGTGGCATCATGTTTTTATACCCGGCGTTTGCCAGCGCGTGTTTTTGGCCTATCTGCTACCTTTGGTTGGAGGCAGTGCGCCGGCGCTATCGCATCGCATGATGTGTTGCAGCGGACGGGCTGACGATAATGAAAAATACTTTTTTCCTTCTTCTTCACACCATTCAGGGGTTGTTCAGTTGATGGTTGCTACATCTCATCTCTACCTCGCTTCCCGCTCGCCACGGCGACGGGAGCTGCTCACCCAGATCGGTGTTAACCATAGCGTTTTGCAAGTTGATGTGCCGGAGATGCCCATGTCGGGCGAGCGGCCGGTTGAGTACGTCCAACGCTTAGCCAGGGAAAAGTCTCTGGCTGGTGTGACCGTAATGCAGGCCCTGGATTTGCCCGAACGACCGGTATTGGGGGCTGACACGATTGTGGTTAGTGACGGTGCCATATTAGAAAAGCCACGGGATAAAGCCCAGGCTCATGCGATGCTGAAGCAGCTATCGGGCCGCACGCATGAAGTCATGACGGCTGTCGCACTCTCCGATCATCAACAATCGGAAAGCAGGTTGTCGGTGACGGAGGTGCAGTTTCGCGTATTAACCGACGAGGAAATCAGTGCCTATTGGGATTCCGGGGAACCTTGTGACAAGGCTGGTGCTTACGCGATCCAGGGGCTGGGTGCGGTATTTGTCAGCAGCCTGCGGGGCAGCTACAGCGGGGTGGTGGGGTTACCCATCGACATGACGGTGGAATTAATGCAAATCTTCGGTGTGCCCTGGTGGCAGCCGGTTAAGGACCAACCCGATGAGTGAAGAAATACTGATCAACGTCTCCCCGGTTGAAACGCGGGTGGCGTTGGTGGAAAACGGTGTGGTGCAAGAGCTTTACATTGAGCGCAGCCACGGCAAGGGGTATGTAGGCAATATCTATAAAGGCAAGGTGGTGCGGGTGCTGCCGGGAATGCAGGCCGCCTTTGTCGACATCGGCCTGGGTCGCACCGGCTTTATCCATGTGGCCGATATGATTCCCGAACCGCCGGAAGGCGAATCGCGCCGCCATGACCTGCCGGATATCCGCACGTTGGTACGTGACGGGCAGACCTTATTGGTGCAGGTTGCCAAAGACCCGATCGGTACCAAGGGTGCCCGTTTGACGACGCACTTGACCTTGTCGTCGCGTTATCTGGTGTATATGCCGAACAGCCTGCACATCGGCGTGTCGACGCGTATTGATGACGAACAGGAACGTGAACGCCTGCGCCAGGGCGTGGAAACAGCGGCCCAGGCATCCGGCGTTAGCGGCGGGTTTATCGTGCGCACGGTGGCGGAGGGTGTGGATACTGACTCCATCGTGGCGGACATTCCCTTCCTGCAGAAACTTTGGGCAGACTTGAGTGCCAAACAGCCAACGGTCGATGCGCCGGCCGTGATCCACGAAGACATGCCGCTATACCTGCGCGCCCTGCGCGATCTGGCGCGGGCGCCATTAGAAAAAATTCGCGTCGATTCGCGGCTGAGTTGGAAGCAAATGCGCGACTTTGCCGCCAACTACTACCCACAACTGGTGGAACTGATTGAGTGTTATACCGATGGTCGGCCGCTGTTAGACCTCTACGGTGTAGAAGAAGAGATCCGGCGCGCACTGGATACCCGTGTCCCACTGAAATCCAATGGCTATCTGATTATTGAGCAGACCGAAGCCATGACTACGGTGGATGTGAATACCGGTGCGTTTGTCGGCCATCGCAACCTGGAAGAAACGATCTTCAAAACCAACCTGGAGGCGGCCAGCGCTATTGCCCGCCAACTGCGCCTGCGTAATCTGGGCGGCATCATCGTGTTGGACTTTATCGATATGCAGGACCCGGAGCACCAGCGGCAAGTGTTACGGACGCTGGAAAAGGCGTTGGAAAAAGACCACGCCAAGACGCGTATTACTGGCGTGTCGGAGTTGGGCCTGATTGAGATGGCACGCAAGCGAACCCGCGAATCGCTCGGGCAGATGATGTGTGAACCCTGCCCCGTTTGCCATGGGCGCGGGCAGGTCAAATCGGCGGAGACAGTATGTTACGAGATCTTCCGCGAAATCCTGCGCGAAGCGCGTACCTATAACAATGAGAAATTTCTGGTGCTGGCATCCGCTGTGGTGGTGGACCGCCTGCTAGATGAGGAAGCCGCCTATGTGGCGGATCTCGAAGCCTTTATCGGGCGCACTATCGAGTTTCAGGTAGAGACTCTGTTTACCCAGGAGCAATACGACATTGTGTTGGTCTAGACGCATCACGCTCGGTCAACGGAGTAATTTTATGTGTGCACGATCAACGCGTACCGCTTGCGTGCAAATCTGTTAATACCTGGAATTGAATAATTTCGAATGATCCGCGTGCTTCGCTATCTGGTGAAAAAGTTTTACACGCTGTGCGCCATCGTCCTGATCAGTCTGGCGGTGTTGGTGCAGTGTGGGCGGAGCTTTTCTCACCTGTTGAGTGAGTATCCGCAGGAGTTAAGCGACTATCTCTCCGAACGTCTCAACGCCGAAGTTCACATCGGCGCTATCAGCGCCAACTGGGAAGGGCTTAAACCGGTGGTGGATGCGCGGGATATTCGCATTACCAGCCAGGCGCAAGAACCCATCTTGAGTTTGCAAAAAGCGCGTATGCGGTTGGACCTGATCAGTTCGCTGCTCAATTTCCGCTTGGTATGGGGCGGGATTAACGTGCACCAGGCAGAGCTGGAGTTTGAGCAGACACCTGAGGGTTTCTGGCAGCTGCCGGGGCTGCGTTTTCAAACCAGAGACGACCAGGAGGCGGCGCAACTGGACGCACTGTTCGATATGTTGCTGCTGTCCAACCATATCGAATTCCATCAAACCCACCTCGATTTTACCTTTCTCGATGGACATACCATCTCGCTGGACTCCCCCTCCGTAAGGCTGGAAAACAAAGGCAATTTCCACCGCCTCTCACTGCAGGTCGATGTTGAAGAACATATGAATGCCGTGACGCTGGTGATAGAGGCTCAGGGCGATCCGCGCAAGCAGAAACGTTTCAGCGCACGCGGCTATCTGCAATTGGACGAGTTTCCCACCAGCGAACCCCTGGCGGCAGCCGGCGCTTTACTCTTGCCCGGTATCGATGACTGGCAATGGCGCAGTGACGGTTCATTGGATGCTCGCCTGTGGTTCAGCACCCGTGAAAACAACGAGGGATTTAACCTGACCGGCAACCTCGGTTTACAAACCCTGTCCCTGCCGGTGTTGGACCGCCGTTTGGCCCTGGCCAGTTTTACCACCCAGGTGAACGGCCATTGGTTACGCCAGGGTGGTTGGCAACTGGCGTTGCAAGATATTCGTGCCGACGTTAATGAAACCCGTATCGAAGACCTGAATATCTCGGCATCGGCTCCCGACCTGAAGGGGCCGGTGCTGTTGCAAAGTGATGTGCTGGATTTACAGCGCTGGACGCGAATTCTCGATGATGCGGGGGCATTCGGTGACGGTAATTTACAGAACATACTGCTTACCCTGAATCCCCAGGGTGAGTTGCGCAATCTTCAGGTAACCCTGCCGCTGGATGAACCCAAGACCTGGCAGTTGCAAGCCAATGCCCATCAGGTGGGGGTGGATGCCTGGCGGGGTGTGCCGGCCTTGCGGCAGGTGGATGGTTTTGTGCAGGCGGATCAGCGCGGTGGCTTTGTCAATATTGATAGCCAGCAGGGATTCAGCATGCATTACATCCCCACCTATGCGGCACCCATGGCGTTTGAGACGGCCCAGGGCCAGGTCGCCTGGTCATTGCGACCGGAGAATAACCAGATTTATGTCAACAGTGGTGAACTGAGCTTCCGCAGTGGCAAAGAGGAAGTCACCGGTCATATGTGGCTCGCCATTCCCTGGCAGCGCAACAGCGGCGATATTGATTTATACCTGCAAATCGGCGCGCGTCAGATCGCAGCCGGGCATTACCAAAAATATACCCCGGCGGTTGTACCGCAAACCCTGTTGTCCTGGTTGAAGCAGAGTATTGGCGAGCACAACAATGGGACGGTCAACGAAGTGGGCTTCGTCTATCGCGGTACGTTGAATACCAAAGAGGCGATGGCGCGCAGTCATCAGTTATATCTCGATATCCATAACGCCGAATTGAACTACCAGGACGGCTGGCCACCGTTGCGCGGCTTACGGGGGCGCTTATTGGTCAACGACAATTACGTCGATGCCAGTGTTTTCGATGGCAGGGTCTACAGCAGCCGTCTCCAACAAACCCATGTGCAATCGCGCCCCCGCCCCAATGGCCAGGGCTCGCTGCTGCGCGTAAAGGGCACCATCAGCGGTATGGCCAGCGATGGTTTGCGGGCGCTGCGCGAAGGCCGGTTACGCCAATACATCGGGGACACTATGGATCACTGGGATTTGAACGGTGACATGGAAGCTCGCCTCGATATCGCCGTCCCCCTTGGTGGCTCAGGCGAAGGCGCTCACCAGCGTGTTGATGTCGATCTGGATGTGCCGATTTTTAACCTGCCGGATTACGAACTGGACGTGGAAGATGTGCGTGGACGGGTCAGCTATTCGAGTCGGAGTGGTTTAAGTAGTCGTAACCTGACCGGCCGTTTGTTTGATGAACCCGTGCGCGTCAACCTCGACAGTGTTGATAATACCAACGAGAGAAAGACACTGATTGAGGTCAAGGGCGCGGTTAAACACCAACGTCTGGCGGAATGGAGCAAACGCCCCGAGCTGTTGTTCCTCGACGGCAAGATTCCCTATGACGCCCGCGTTGAAGTTATTCATCGCCCTGTCGCGC
It contains:
- a CDS encoding YhdP family protein, producing MIRVLRYLVKKFYTLCAIVLISLAVLVQCGRSFSHLLSEYPQELSDYLSERLNAEVHIGAISANWEGLKPVVDARDIRITSQAQEPILSLQKARMRLDLISSLLNFRLVWGGINVHQAELEFEQTPEGFWQLPGLRFQTRDDQEAAQLDALFDMLLLSNHIEFHQTHLDFTFLDGHTISLDSPSVRLENKGNFHRLSLQVDVEEHMNAVTLVIEAQGDPRKQKRFSARGYLQLDEFPTSEPLAAAGALLLPGIDDWQWRSDGSLDARLWFSTRENNEGFNLTGNLGLQTLSLPVLDRRLALASFTTQVNGHWLRQGGWQLALQDIRADVNETRIEDLNISASAPDLKGPVLLQSDVLDLQRWTRILDDAGAFGDGNLQNILLTLNPQGELRNLQVTLPLDEPKTWQLQANAHQVGVDAWRGVPALRQVDGFVQADQRGGFVNIDSQQGFSMHYIPTYAAPMAFETAQGQVAWSLRPENNQIYVNSGELSFRSGKEEVTGHMWLAIPWQRNSGDIDLYLQIGARQIAAGHYQKYTPAVVPQTLLSWLKQSIGEHNNGTVNEVGFVYRGTLNTKEAMARSHQLYLDIHNAELNYQDGWPPLRGLRGRLLVNDNYVDASVFDGRVYSSRLQQTHVQSRPRPNGQGSLLRVKGTISGMASDGLRALREGRLRQYIGDTMDHWDLNGDMEARLDIAVPLGGSGEGAHQRVDVDLDVPIFNLPDYELDVEDVRGRVSYSSRSGLSSRNLTGRLFDEPVRVNLDSVDNTNERKTLIEVKGAVKHQRLAEWSKRPELLFLDGKIPYDARVEVIHRPVAQVPKAGEEVSLEGAPVEDQPRAADTTADRRLANILVNTSLEGVAVDLPAPYGKAPEEQRALAVSLHIHQRTSLIDVKYAMPGIDAAVSTDADIPVEQNKTIPDHAVQALLKLQRDGNRLLNANISLARPASLPAESRFLLKGYLPEFNLEQWQSVLERYQRYTDQIVPKVTVASAETSPIDPSSENVQTSTPPAEKADPTRIAGLPFLADITLGKHELGPVSLENLALEIQPHADAWHIEFGNPTVAGQVRLPEDENLPITVDLKYLHLARSMLGESADDLDSIEAEFDPRSLPRADISIAELHYENSNYGNWSVQLRPNEQGTVFDNIRGNIRGITVSGLPTEANNNPAGAQLIWQKGNDGARTRFVGLLSAGDIADVMRQWEKPDIIESTTARYEVDLSWPGSPHQVGLKRLEGQVNLLMENGRFKRNPSVGSDGFLRLVALVNFDTLARRLRMDFSDLYKSGLAYDELRGSVNFEAGKLIFTEPLQMSSPSSKLQMAGSINLLDETIDSRLVATLPVAGNLTFLAALATGLPAAAGVYVVSKIFKKQVDQATSISYRIRGSWDEPEMKFDRLFESETSLRNSVGENGEPVSDTPQGDAGQEDISAPDQQTPSP